Proteins from a genomic interval of Benincasa hispida cultivar B227 chromosome 7, ASM972705v1, whole genome shotgun sequence:
- the LOC120081076 gene encoding mediator of RNA polymerase II transcription subunit 15a-like codes for MKRRRTMLPGLPENGRADYEEALNDFLYPQMVNDAIQAEKAFIVSSPGMPPSAFLEEVVESVHENDICCVTPLQRLIKMVNEMSPKALSASVSDIDSLVCMTDRVSSSAPLNNSKAAVGAYLVGADSSPLRRKCSRFGGTIGSRRTRHYRSLMDCEGFDLNSSTIETPDHSHWHGFSLPEKQSLFEEIRRINEQLIDTVVSICDKDTITIDRSEGIIVKCSFVAMCAHSNLNSHQTSAPQLVYPLKLLVPKGYPHISPIFNKFHYEACPTGCEDLSLQAREKFNMSVRSLAHPFSISQVARIWDVCARDVVSEYARRNGGGSFSSKYGSWEDCLHAAWS; via the exons ATGAAAAGGAGGAGGACGATGTTGCCTGGTTTACCTGAAAATGGAAGAG CTGATTATGAGGAGGCCTTGAATGATTTTCTCTACCCACAAATGGTAAATGATGCAATCCAAGCGGAAAAGGCATTCATCGTCTCTTCCCCTGGCATGCCTCCTTCAGCCTTTTTGGAGGAGGTAGTAGAATCAGTTCATGAGAATGACATATGCTGTGTTACTCCTCTCCAACGCTTGATCAAAATG GTAAACGAAATGTCACCAAAAGCGTTAAGTGCTTCTGTCAGTGACATAGATTCTCTTGTCTGTATGACTGATAGAGTATCTTCATCGGCACCTCTTAACAACTCCAAAGCTGCAGTTGGCGCGTATTTGGTGGGTGCAGATTCATCTCCTCTGAGAAGAAAATGTTCAAGATTTGGAGGCACTATTGGCTCAAGGAGAACAAGACACTACAGAAGTTTGATGGATTGTGAAGGTTTTGACTTGAATTCAAGTACAATTGAG ACTCCTGATCATTCGCATTGGCATGGGTTTTCATTGCCGGAGAAGCAATCTTTATTTGAGGAAATTAGGAGGATAAATGAGCAGCTGATTGATACAGTGGTATCTATTTGTGACAAAGATACGATAACAATTGACAGAAGTGAAGGGATCATAGTTAAATGTTCTTTTGTTGCTATGTGCGCCCATTCAAATTTAAACTCACACCAAACTTCAGCTCCTCAG TTAGTGTATCCCTTAAAGTTGCTGGTTCCCAAAGGCTATCCGCACATTTCTCCAATATTCAATAAATTCCATTATGAAGCTTG TCCAACAGGTTGTGAAGACCTTTCGTTGCAGGCAAGGGAAAAGTTCAACATGTCTGTTCGAAGCCTTGCACATCCATTCTCTATTAGTCAAGTGGCCAGGATATGGGACGTGTGTGCTCGAGATGTAGTTTCCGAGTACGCTCGACGAAATGGCGGTGGCAGTTTTAGTTCAAAGTATGGCTCATGGGAGGACTGTCTTCATGCTGCTTGGTCATAA